A window from Candidatus Nitrospira neomarina encodes these proteins:
- the tsf gene encoding translation elongation factor Ts, which translates to MSSLSALVKELRGKTGAGILDCQKALQDTGNDVEKAIDLLRQKGLAAAQKKAGRETKEGIISSYIHSGSKIGVLIEVNCETDFVARNEEFQAFVKEVALQIAASHPMYIKREDIPEDLIEREKNIYLAQMKESGKPEGTWEKIIKGKLEKYYQEQCLLEQAFIKDPSISIQDLLSQKIAKLGENLTISRFTRYQLGQD; encoded by the coding sequence ATGTCTAGTTTGAGTGCCTTGGTGAAGGAGTTGCGAGGCAAAACAGGGGCAGGAATCCTTGATTGCCAAAAAGCCCTACAAGACACAGGGAATGATGTCGAAAAAGCCATCGATCTGTTGCGTCAAAAAGGGTTGGCCGCTGCACAAAAGAAAGCAGGCCGAGAAACCAAAGAGGGTATTATTTCCTCGTATATTCATTCAGGATCAAAAATTGGAGTCCTGATTGAAGTCAATTGTGAAACAGACTTTGTGGCACGCAATGAAGAATTTCAAGCTTTTGTTAAGGAAGTGGCTTTACAAATCGCTGCCTCTCATCCTATGTACATTAAACGGGAAGACATTCCGGAGGACTTGATCGAACGGGAAAAGAATATTTACCTCGCACAGATGAAAGAGTCCGGAAAACCCGAAGGGACCTGGGAGAAAATCATTAAGGGAAAGCTCGAAAAATATTATCAAGAGCAGTGCCTCTTGGAACAAGCCTTTATTAAGGATCCCAGCATCAGCATTCAAGATCTCCTTTCACAGAAAATCGCGAAGTTAGGAGAAAACCTCACGATCAGTCGCTTTACGCGTTACCAACTCGGCCAGGACTAA
- the rpsB gene encoding 30S ribosomal protein S2, producing MVTIKSLLEAGVHFGHQTNRWNPKMKRYIFGEKNGIYIIDLQISLQCFQKAYEFTRDTVAAGESVLFVGTKRQAMGIVEEEANRCGMFFVNQRWLGGMLTNFQTLRRSINQLKKLEAAETDGTYERLKKKEIVRMKKEQAKLEKYLSGIKGMNDIPGCIYILDTRIQHITVKEANRLGIPVIALVDTNCDPEGVDFPIPGNDDAIRSLKLFTGQIADACIEGTELRRKRQESVANGEGFLPDNTEQGHPSGAPNKNTQPV from the coding sequence ATGGTCACGATTAAATCGTTATTAGAAGCTGGAGTTCACTTCGGGCATCAAACCAATCGCTGGAACCCGAAGATGAAACGCTATATCTTCGGAGAAAAAAACGGTATTTATATTATTGATCTTCAAATTTCTCTCCAATGCTTTCAAAAAGCCTACGAATTTACCCGTGATACAGTGGCTGCCGGGGAATCCGTCTTATTCGTGGGGACTAAGCGGCAAGCCATGGGAATTGTGGAAGAAGAAGCCAATCGTTGTGGAATGTTTTTTGTTAACCAGCGATGGTTGGGTGGAATGTTAACGAATTTCCAGACACTCCGTCGCAGCATCAACCAACTAAAAAAACTTGAAGCTGCGGAAACCGATGGCACATACGAACGACTCAAAAAGAAAGAAATCGTTCGCATGAAAAAAGAGCAAGCCAAACTGGAAAAATATTTGAGCGGTATCAAAGGCATGAATGATATTCCTGGGTGCATTTACATATTAGACACCAGGATCCAGCACATTACGGTTAAGGAAGCTAATCGCCTTGGCATTCCGGTTATTGCTTTAGTAGACACCAACTGTGACCCTGAAGGGGTGGACTTTCCTATACCCGGTAATGACGATGCCATTCGATCCCTCAAATTATTTACGGGACAGATTGCCGACGCCTGCATCGAAGGTACGGAACTTCGCCGGAAGCGCCAGGAGTCAGTGGCGAATGGCGAAGGGTTTCTTCCCGACAACACCGAGCAAGGTCATCCATCGGGTGCGCCAAACAAGAATACCCAACCTGTCTAA
- a CDS encoding glutamate-5-semialdehyde dehydrogenase, whose translation MVEVPLKLYVQALLKEAKEAARPMACLSSSVKNQALKAMAESLVNHTQEILEANAKDLAGISKETDQQVHREASERIRISEDTIRLMHQGLLDLEALPDPIGEASHAWLTPDGMQVHTVRSPLGIVAVVSDMGPLMTAESFGMCMKTNNVCVFRGGTEWFHTNSAIVHYLQEAAVFHGVPNGGLTFLDRSSPEAALEMVRYPQYVQAVITRGSAGLRNGILEHSRVPVIGFEGGLCHVYVDQDVDIPLAQTIAVNAKLQSPSAANAMDTLLVHQGVCRHLLPGLTRRFLQEYRVTLRGCPKTVSMMGILEMTGHLGIKAAEEPDWGRKYQSLTLNIKVVKDSQEAIDHIGTYAPGHTDTIVTRDYQLAMRFVREVDSSAVMVNASTRLHGGPQFGLGPDIGSNSTRMHGRGPLILSKLTIEKYMVLGSGQLQQPHPVPQIYQDAMMLSAKF comes from the coding sequence ATGGTTGAAGTACCTCTAAAATTATACGTGCAAGCGCTTTTGAAAGAAGCGAAGGAGGCTGCTCGCCCCATGGCGTGCCTGTCTTCCAGTGTGAAAAATCAGGCCTTAAAGGCGATGGCCGAGAGTCTAGTCAATCATACTCAGGAAATTTTGGAGGCCAATGCAAAAGATTTGGCTGGCATTTCCAAGGAAACCGATCAACAAGTCCATCGTGAGGCGTCAGAACGCATTCGAATTTCCGAAGACACGATTCGCCTCATGCACCAAGGGTTGTTAGATTTAGAAGCTCTTCCTGATCCAATCGGCGAGGCGAGTCACGCCTGGCTCACTCCAGATGGAATGCAGGTTCATACTGTCCGTTCTCCACTGGGTATTGTCGCGGTGGTGTCGGATATGGGGCCATTGATGACCGCTGAATCGTTTGGGATGTGCATGAAGACCAACAATGTCTGTGTCTTTCGTGGGGGAACCGAGTGGTTTCATACTAATAGTGCGATTGTTCACTATCTCCAAGAGGCGGCGGTGTTCCATGGTGTTCCTAATGGGGGGCTGACATTTCTCGACCGGAGTTCTCCGGAGGCGGCCCTGGAAATGGTGCGATATCCTCAGTATGTCCAAGCCGTCATTACACGAGGGAGTGCTGGTTTGCGAAATGGGATCTTAGAGCATTCGAGAGTTCCTGTCATTGGATTTGAGGGAGGCCTGTGTCATGTGTATGTCGATCAGGATGTCGATATCCCATTGGCTCAAACCATCGCGGTGAATGCTAAACTTCAATCGCCATCTGCAGCGAATGCCATGGACACGCTCTTGGTTCATCAGGGCGTTTGTCGGCATTTATTGCCAGGGTTAACACGAAGATTTCTTCAGGAGTATCGTGTGACTTTGCGTGGCTGTCCTAAAACGGTTTCCATGATGGGTATTTTGGAAATGACCGGGCATTTAGGGATTAAAGCGGCGGAAGAACCGGATTGGGGGAGAAAATATCAATCCTTAACTCTGAATATTAAAGTGGTAAAAGATAGTCAAGAAGCTATCGATCATATTGGGACCTATGCCCCAGGGCATACCGATACTATTGTAACTCGAGACTATCAGTTAGCCATGCGCTTTGTTCGAGAGGTCGATTCGAGCGCGGTTATGGTGAATGCTTCGACCCGTCTTCATGGCGGACCACAATTTGGTCTTGGTCCAGATATCGGGAGTAATAGCACGCGGATGCATGGGCGAGGTCCTCTTATTCTCTCGAAGCTCACGATTGAAAAATATATGGTATTGGGATCTGGACAACTTCAACAGCCACATCCAGTTCCTCAGATCTACCAGGATGCGATGATGTTATCTGCCAAGTTCTAG
- a CDS encoding class I SAM-dependent methyltransferase yields the protein MGYKSEEISDYHAELFPYLLSWGLREFHDEASYYDWQRETLSKEELCDFQRLIEHRYGGEDVKSDIDFYDELARRDFIPVLYSQRLHYFLTVGTSVCGRIAPANQVLDFGCGVGILTIFFAQQHPDIEFVGIDRSSRSIEVACFEAEKRRIRNVRFEVSQVPQQQISGTYDLILSTHALFQAEREPGLPSQTWKTFQRACDNQRQEQLEGLTGIQGRLDVLLRILGPMGRMILFEKTWNLGRRILFQRALDARGVFPISSPVFCRYRSVDEEVIDGPLYEVARLSHGVNPFEWNEEPYREPGETLYRCIGIAAERMGQVLVKGNVNATITGVHSNLGSWMFRFGRWKEILTWGLCEHSSGLTGLVIGGEADRDLLYQLVETVTHITESDFQQLVHDFWGNMIRAPEDPSLPCYENHHSSAQIIYEDLPSKCIQQETTCQDGGGREMHIELGTTTHLTYLYCANTFDQRQLVLIDEGRAQVLYEYYRENLQPPRGLPA from the coding sequence ATGGGATATAAAAGTGAAGAAATTTCTGATTACCATGCGGAGCTTTTCCCGTATTTGCTGTCATGGGGATTGCGAGAGTTTCATGATGAGGCCTCATATTATGACTGGCAACGAGAGACTCTTTCCAAAGAGGAATTGTGCGACTTTCAACGATTAATCGAGCATCGATACGGTGGTGAAGACGTAAAAAGCGACATTGATTTTTATGATGAATTGGCGCGTCGGGATTTTATCCCTGTTCTGTATTCCCAACGGTTGCATTATTTTTTGACGGTTGGAACCTCTGTGTGTGGCAGGATTGCTCCAGCAAACCAGGTATTGGACTTTGGTTGTGGGGTTGGCATTCTAACCATTTTTTTTGCCCAACAGCATCCTGACATTGAATTTGTAGGAATCGATCGGTCCTCTCGATCGATTGAAGTAGCTTGTTTCGAGGCAGAAAAACGACGAATCAGGAATGTTCGCTTCGAGGTCTCTCAGGTGCCACAACAGCAGATCTCGGGAACCTACGATCTTATTCTTTCGACTCATGCGTTGTTTCAAGCGGAACGGGAGCCAGGGCTTCCAAGCCAAACCTGGAAAACGTTTCAACGTGCCTGTGACAATCAACGACAGGAGCAACTGGAAGGTCTGACGGGGATACAGGGACGATTAGATGTCTTGTTGCGGATTTTAGGGCCAATGGGACGTATGATCCTTTTCGAGAAAACTTGGAATCTTGGTCGACGAATTTTGTTTCAACGAGCATTAGATGCCAGAGGGGTGTTTCCCATATCTTCTCCGGTTTTCTGCCGATATCGGTCAGTTGATGAAGAAGTGATCGATGGACCTCTGTATGAGGTTGCCCGACTCTCACATGGCGTGAATCCTTTTGAGTGGAATGAGGAACCGTATCGGGAACCAGGCGAAACGCTTTATCGTTGTATCGGAATTGCCGCCGAGCGAATGGGTCAGGTGCTGGTTAAGGGGAACGTGAATGCCACCATTACAGGTGTTCATTCTAATTTGGGCTCCTGGATGTTTCGTTTCGGACGATGGAAGGAGATCTTAACTTGGGGTTTGTGCGAGCATTCTTCTGGTCTGACAGGGTTGGTTATTGGGGGTGAGGCCGATCGGGATTTATTGTATCAATTAGTTGAAACTGTGACGCACATAACCGAATCTGATTTTCAACAATTGGTTCATGACTTTTGGGGAAACATGATTCGCGCTCCTGAGGATCCATCCTTGCCTTGTTATGAAAATCACCATTCCTCTGCTCAAATCATTTACGAGGATCTTCCCTCCAAATGCATTCAACAAGAGACGACTTGCCAGGATGGTGGGGGAAGAGAAATGCATATCGAGTTAGGGACCACAACCCATTTAACATATCTGTATTGCGCCAATACTTTCGATCAACGCCAGCTCGTTCTTATTGATGAAGGACGGGCTCAAGTTCTATATGAATATTATCGAGAAAATCTCCAGCCCCCACGCGGTCTACCTGCCTGA
- a CDS encoding sensor histidine kinase gives MDGGSFLFWVLIATCLMHWLTVILLLRRVRLTENPLVWKLLSAAVGLLAIQKTYGVSIPFLENNPPPLNFVSTWLGCVIAGLLLGGIVQLSPFLYLLQRNKELLAVIEERNVIILHFHERIARALHKIQMAMEIGRPTTFIIEQVAEMSEMLQVFLENLKAGVLLGNKFEVALKTLVEDLSRESSFPILVYVDPSCEDHLSREQGAQLLHIVREAVRNSVQYSHAKRGQVSAKTTPTDTIIEVSDNGKGFEVDLVGAQGHGLGIMVNRAKKIGGRLKIHSQPSKGASVIIEVPFNEASSGRSHSASIVDASLKANKNVHVG, from the coding sequence ATGGATGGTGGAAGCTTCTTGTTTTGGGTATTGATCGCAACCTGCCTGATGCATTGGTTGACGGTTATTTTGCTTCTTCGTCGGGTACGTTTGACTGAAAACCCCCTTGTGTGGAAACTCTTAAGTGCGGCAGTTGGGCTTCTGGCCATTCAAAAAACCTATGGGGTATCTATTCCATTTCTTGAAAACAATCCTCCTCCATTGAATTTTGTGAGTACATGGCTTGGTTGTGTTATCGCGGGATTATTGCTAGGCGGAATCGTACAGTTGTCTCCATTCCTGTATCTTCTTCAACGCAATAAAGAGTTATTAGCTGTCATTGAAGAACGAAATGTTATTATTCTGCATTTTCATGAACGAATAGCCCGCGCCTTGCATAAAATTCAAATGGCTATGGAAATAGGGCGTCCCACCACCTTCATTATTGAGCAAGTGGCGGAAATGTCGGAAATGCTCCAGGTGTTTTTGGAGAATCTCAAGGCAGGAGTCCTGCTCGGAAACAAATTTGAAGTGGCACTTAAGACCCTGGTTGAGGATTTGAGTCGAGAATCCTCATTCCCGATATTAGTCTATGTTGATCCTTCCTGTGAGGATCATCTGTCACGGGAGCAGGGTGCCCAACTGTTACATATTGTACGAGAAGCCGTTCGGAATAGCGTACAATATTCTCACGCCAAACGAGGGCAAGTGTCTGCAAAGACGACGCCTACAGACACAATTATTGAGGTGTCAGATAATGGAAAGGGTTTTGAGGTTGATCTGGTCGGGGCTCAGGGACATGGGTTGGGAATTATGGTCAACCGGGCAAAGAAGATAGGGGGTCGTCTAAAAATTCACAGTCAACCTTCCAAGGGGGCTTCCGTAATCATTGAAGTGCCATTTAATGAAGCGTCGTCTGGTAGAAGCCATTCCGCTTCAATAGTCGATGCCTCATTGAAAGCAAACAAAAACGTTCATGTCGGGTGA
- a CDS encoding EAL and HDOD domain-containing protein, with protein MTTTAAPNIKQSVLVGRQAIFDRQNGVFGYELLYRDGQANSAQVVDGDEATARVMVNTFLEMGIDQIAGTSQAFINLTANFFLSQHYEVLPSHNVVLEVLESIEPTPIVIQSLLRARQLGYKIALDDFIVRDSHRALLDVADFVKVDILALTSEQLLEQIDVLKQYPVRLLAEKVENQEVYTLCFEKGFEYFQGYFFCKPQIMEGVKLSGNRMAIVLLLAKLQDPDIQIKDLEELVENDLSLSLKLLRFVNSASVGLPRVVNSIGQAVGMVGTERMRQWASLLVLAHTGGKPSELMRIALIRGRMCQGLSRLRGESTSQGFTVGLFSVLDAYFDCEMKQLLADLPLASEILLALTEGQGCLGEILKCVMSYERGEWDQIENSLFEPHVVRQEYFLSTEWADEVMKTTLAGNEK; from the coding sequence ATGACTACAACGGCTGCTCCAAACATCAAGCAATCCGTTCTGGTTGGACGGCAAGCTATTTTTGATCGTCAAAATGGAGTTTTTGGGTATGAACTCCTGTATCGAGATGGTCAAGCCAATAGTGCGCAAGTAGTTGACGGGGATGAGGCCACCGCCAGGGTCATGGTGAATACGTTTTTAGAGATGGGAATCGACCAGATAGCTGGGACGAGTCAGGCGTTCATCAATCTGACAGCGAATTTCTTTTTAAGCCAACATTATGAAGTCCTGCCAAGTCACAATGTGGTTCTTGAGGTATTGGAGTCCATTGAGCCTACGCCCATCGTTATCCAATCGCTTCTCAGGGCTAGGCAACTTGGCTACAAAATTGCGTTGGATGACTTTATCGTTCGGGATTCTCATCGAGCATTATTAGATGTTGCGGACTTTGTGAAGGTGGATATATTAGCATTAACGAGTGAACAGCTCCTTGAGCAAATTGATGTGTTGAAGCAATACCCGGTTCGATTGCTTGCAGAAAAAGTCGAAAATCAAGAAGTCTACACGCTGTGTTTTGAAAAAGGATTTGAATATTTTCAAGGATACTTTTTCTGTAAACCGCAAATCATGGAGGGGGTCAAGCTTTCCGGCAACCGCATGGCGATTGTGCTTTTATTGGCCAAATTGCAGGATCCTGATATTCAAATAAAAGATCTTGAGGAATTAGTCGAAAATGACCTGTCACTCAGCCTTAAGCTTCTTCGTTTTGTGAACTCTGCGTCTGTGGGCCTTCCCCGAGTGGTTAATTCAATTGGACAAGCCGTGGGGATGGTAGGCACCGAACGTATGCGGCAATGGGCCTCCTTACTGGTGCTGGCTCATACTGGTGGAAAGCCAAGCGAGCTGATGCGCATTGCCCTCATCCGTGGACGAATGTGTCAAGGTTTGAGCCGGTTGCGAGGAGAGTCTACCAGCCAAGGCTTTACCGTTGGCCTTTTTTCTGTATTGGATGCCTACTTTGATTGTGAGATGAAGCAACTTCTCGCAGACCTTCCTCTTGCTTCTGAAATTCTGCTTGCTCTGACCGAAGGGCAGGGATGTTTAGGGGAAATTTTAAAATGCGTAATGTCCTACGAACGAGGGGAGTGGGATCAAATTGAGAACAGTCTTTTTGAACCCCACGTGGTGCGACAAGAGTACTTTCTCAGTACGGAATGGGCCGACGAGGTCATGAAGACGACTCTTGCCGGGAATGAAAAATAG
- a CDS encoding chlorite dismutase family protein codes for MAGAEEAAKQQFVNFAFYKVDPLWRRLPKEERDLGKQEFIRAAEEYSGKVIVVPYTTTGIRGDCDFMLWRISYDLEMFQEMSSKLLATGLGRYLTTPYSYLSMTKRSIYVDHHVHEGQESRRLKISPGRAKYIFVYPFEKTREWYLLTKAARQGMMDEHIAIGHKYPSVKLNTTYSFGLDDQEFVVAFETDSPQDFLDLVMELRSTEGSRYVKRDIPIFTCIMKSLKEAVETLGG; via the coding sequence ATGGCTGGTGCCGAAGAGGCTGCCAAACAACAATTTGTCAATTTTGCTTTCTATAAAGTCGACCCTTTGTGGAGACGTCTTCCCAAAGAAGAGCGAGACCTCGGCAAGCAAGAATTTATCCGCGCAGCAGAAGAGTATTCCGGCAAAGTCATTGTCGTGCCTTACACCACAACAGGCATACGAGGTGATTGCGACTTTATGTTGTGGCGAATCAGCTATGATCTCGAAATGTTTCAAGAAATGAGTTCAAAGCTTTTAGCTACAGGCTTGGGACGGTATCTTACCACGCCGTACTCTTATCTTTCCATGACGAAACGATCCATATACGTCGATCATCACGTGCATGAGGGCCAAGAAAGTCGAAGACTGAAAATTTCTCCTGGCCGTGCGAAATATATATTTGTATATCCATTTGAAAAAACCAGAGAGTGGTACCTGCTCACCAAAGCCGCCCGACAAGGCATGATGGATGAACATATCGCAATTGGGCATAAGTACCCCTCAGTCAAACTCAATACCACCTATTCATTTGGATTGGATGACCAGGAATTTGTGGTGGCCTTTGAAACCGATTCCCCACAGGATTTTCTAGACCTTGTCATGGAATTACGCTCTACCGAGGGCAGCCGGTATGTCAAACGAGATATTCCAATTTTTACCTGTATTATGAAAAGTCTTAAAGAAGCTGTTGAAACTCTCGGAGGGTGA